One Aureibacillus halotolerans genomic window, AAGCAAATATAAGACGATGGTTTCTATTCCGATGACACATTGGGGAGTATTGACCATTGACGGTCGCCACGATATGACAGAGGATACGATTCGAATTGGCGAAGTTTACGCCAGTGTGATGGACGTCATTTTAAGCGAGTATATGCTAGCTCTCCATACTTCTGATGACGAGTACGAGTCTATGTAATGCGAACCGATGACGGATAAAGGAGTGCTTCCAATGAGTAACCGTTCTTCCTTGTTTGCTCAAAGAACTGCCGCACAACGTGCCTATGCAGAAAAGCGCATCACGCAAAAGCAATACGAAGATGTCTTAACAGCCATTGAGCGACAGGAAAAACTGAGACAAGAGCAGCAATCAAACACATTAAAAAAAGTGCATATGGCGACAAAAAGACTGTTAAAGGCCTAGCGCTAACAGTCTTTTTATTTTCGCCGCCTTCCCTCTCATGGTACGCTACCTTTAGCGATTATCATGAATGAGGGAGGCTTTTTTGTGCGCTTTTATTTTACAGTTGGACTCGGGTTGCTTGGCGTCGTGCTGTCTGTTGGGTTTCCAGAGCTCGTTTCATGCGATCTTTGGGATGGTGTCATTGCAGGTGGAATTGTGGACCTCCTTCGCGGCCAACACCAAACAACACCGTCATCCGTTCAGCGCTATTTAAAATAGAAAGTGGAGATTTTTTCTCCACACAAGATTGCCTTTTGTACGAATAGAGTAATAGTATAGAAGGGAAGGAGTGATAATTTTGTCAAAACTGAAAGTAGGTATTATCTTTGGAGGAAAATCTGCCGAGCATGAAGTGTCCCTTCAATCGGCTAAAAATATTGTCGAGGCCATTGATCCCTCAAAGTATGAGGTTGTTCTTATCGGTATTGATAAAAAAGGACAGTGGCAATTGAATGACGCATCCACCTTTTTGCTCAACGAGGAAAACCCCGCCTTAATTCGGCTGAACGCTTCCGAACGAGGTGTTGCGATCTCCCCGGGGAAGGATTCTGGACAGTTTATCGCCACCTCAGGATCAACACCAATGGATCAGCTTGATGTTGTCTTTCCGATTGTTCACGGAACACTTGGTGAGGATGGCAGCCTTCAAGGGATGCTGAGACTGGCCAACGTCCCTTATGTTGGACCAAATGTGCTAAGTTCTGCGATTTGCATGGATAAGGATATCGCCAAAAAGCTACTCTCGTCTGCCGGCATTCAAACGGCGAAAGGGGTTAGCTTTACGAGCAATCAAAAAGAGCAAATTACCTTTGCAAGCATTGAAGCTGCTTTGGGAACTCCCGTCTTTATTAAGCCTGCCAATATGGGGTCGTCGGTTGGGGTGAACAAGGCGCAAAATGAGGAAGAATTTGTTCAAGCCGTTGAAGAAGCATTTCTGTATGATCACAAAATTATCATTGAAGAAGCGATTGTTGGGCGTGAAATTGAGGTGGCTGTTCTTGGTAACGAAGAACCAGAAGCGTCTTTGCCGGGCGAAATTTTGCCTCAAAGTGAGTTTTATTCGTATGCCTCCAAATACATCGACGAGGACGGCGCTGGACTTGCCGCACCTGCCGATTTGACGCCAGAGCAAACGAAAGCTGTGCAGGAATCTGCCATTGCTGCGTTTCAGGCACTACAGTGCGAAGGGCTTTCACGGGTTGACTTTTTCTTACAGCCTGATGACACTCTGCTTGTGAATGAAATCAATACACTTCCAGGGTTTACTGCCATTAGCATGTACCCGAAGCTGTGGGAAGTGAGCGGGGTTTCTTACCCTGACCTTATTGAGCGTCTCATCCAATTGGCCATTGAAAGACATCAACGAACACAGGGATTGAAAAGCTCTATAAACTAAAAAATCCGCCCATGCACTTCTCGACCTTGTCGAAGAGCATGGGCGGTTTTTATTATGACGTTTGTTCTCGCACATAGACGCGTTCTCTAGCTTTCTTCTGAAAATATGAATGAATCACAGCAAGTTCGTCGTATGGCACATTTTCACCACATATGACTTGATAGCCTCCGAATCCAAGACCTGTAATTAATACGAGATCCCCTTCTTCAGCTAACGAAAGAGCATGGTGAATGCCGTCCTCGCGGTAAATCGTTTTATGAATATGCTGGGAGAATGGATTGGTAAAGCCTCTACGCACATCATCAGCGATCACGTCTCGATCAAAATAGCCTGGGTGGTCAACGCTCACAACTATTTCATCTGCGTGCCCTTCAGCTGCTTTTGCCATTTTCGGTCGCTTCTGCGGATCACGTAGACCTATGCCAGTTATTAACAAAATTAAACGCTTGTACGTCAGCTGCCGTGCTGCCTCTAAAACATTGATCAAGGCTTCTGGCGTATGTGCGTAATCGAGCACAATTTGATGAGACGGGTAGGTCTCAACCTTTTGAAAGCGGCCTTCTGGTCCTTCTACCTTTGGGAGAACAGAAATAATGTCATGGAGGCTGTGTCCAAACAACAAGCATGTCCCAATTGCCGCAAGCAGATTGGCCATATTGTATCGACCAAATATCGGTGCGCGTACGGGATGTGATTCTTGGCTAACGGTAAGGATAAACCGAGTGCCTTGATCATCCGCTTGAATGGCTT contains:
- the ddlA gene encoding D-alanine--D-alanine ligase — protein: MSKLKVGIIFGGKSAEHEVSLQSAKNIVEAIDPSKYEVVLIGIDKKGQWQLNDASTFLLNEENPALIRLNASERGVAISPGKDSGQFIATSGSTPMDQLDVVFPIVHGTLGEDGSLQGMLRLANVPYVGPNVLSSAICMDKDIAKKLLSSAGIQTAKGVSFTSNQKEQITFASIEAALGTPVFIKPANMGSSVGVNKAQNEEEFVQAVEEAFLYDHKIIIEEAIVGREIEVAVLGNEEPEASLPGEILPQSEFYSYASKYIDEDGAGLAAPADLTPEQTKAVQESAIAAFQALQCEGLSRVDFFLQPDDTLLVNEINTLPGFTAISMYPKLWEVSGVSYPDLIERLIQLAIERHQRTQGLKSSIN